A DNA window from Desulfovibrio intestinalis contains the following coding sequences:
- the dsrP gene encoding sulfate reduction electron transfer complex DsrMKJOP subunit DsrP, protein MLEKLLDGPKTFYMWLIFLLVLIAGCGLVYLDQLQNGLSVTGLSRDVSWGLYISQFTYFVGVAASAVMLVLPTYFHHYKKFKRMIIFGEFMAVAAVVMCALFIVVDLGQPQRMLNVMLHPSPNSVMFYDMMVLIGYLGLNIIIGWVTLEAERHEIDPPKWIKPLIYISILWAFSIHTVTAFLYAGIPGRHYWLTAIMAARFLSSAFCSGPAILLLLMMVLRRLTGFEPGKEAVKTLTTIIVYAMCINVFFYLLEIFTAFYSGIPGHEEPIHFLFFGHEGHLPWVSYWMWGAVIMAFASLALLIPPKLRENPCLLPIALIMLVLASWIDKGLGLLVAGFTPNMFEAFTPYMPSAKEIAVALGVYGVGALVLSLLWRIALGVKMEVNHMHDD, encoded by the coding sequence ATGCTTGAAAAATTGCTCGACGGTCCTAAGACCTTCTACATGTGGCTGATCTTCCTGCTGGTTCTTATTGCGGGTTGCGGCCTTGTGTATCTGGATCAGTTGCAGAACGGTCTCTCTGTCACCGGCCTCAGCCGTGACGTTTCGTGGGGACTGTATATTTCGCAATTCACCTACTTCGTGGGCGTGGCGGCCTCGGCCGTCATGCTGGTGCTGCCCACCTACTTCCATCACTACAAAAAGTTCAAACGCATGATCATCTTCGGTGAATTCATGGCCGTTGCGGCCGTGGTCATGTGCGCGCTCTTCATCGTGGTGGACTTGGGCCAGCCCCAGCGCATGCTCAACGTTATGCTTCACCCCTCGCCCAATTCCGTCATGTTCTACGACATGATGGTGCTCATCGGCTATCTGGGTCTGAACATCATCATTGGCTGGGTCACGCTTGAGGCCGAAAGGCACGAGATTGATCCGCCCAAATGGATCAAGCCCCTTATTTACATCTCCATTCTGTGGGCTTTCTCCATCCATACGGTCACGGCCTTCCTGTACGCGGGCATCCCTGGCCGCCATTACTGGCTCACCGCCATTATGGCCGCCCGCTTCCTGTCCTCGGCTTTCTGCTCCGGTCCTGCCATCCTGCTCTTGCTGATGATGGTGCTGCGCCGCCTGACGGGCTTCGAGCCCGGCAAGGAAGCCGTGAAAACCCTGACCACCATTATCGTCTATGCCATGTGCATCAACGTCTTCTTCTACCTGCTGGAAATCTTCACCGCTTTCTACAGCGGCATTCCCGGACATGAAGAACCCATCCACTTCCTCTTCTTCGGGCACGAAGGTCATCTGCCCTGGGTGAGCTACTGGATGTGGGGCGCTGTTATCATGGCCTTTGCCTCTCTGGCTCTGCTTATTCCGCCCAAGCTGCGCGAAAACCCCTGCCTGCTGCCCATCGCCCTCATCATGCTGGTGCTGGCTTCCTGGATCGACAAGGGTCTTGGCCTGCTGGTGGCTGGTTTCACGCCCAACATGTTTGAAGCTTTCACGCCTTATATGCCCAGCGCCAAGGAAATTGCCGTGGCTCTAGGTGTGTACGGTGTTGGCGCCCTAGTGCTCTCGCTGCTGTGGCGGATAGCCCTTGGTGTCAAGATGGAAGTGAACCACATGCACGACGACTAG
- the dsrO gene encoding sulfate reduction electron transfer complex DsrMKJOP subunit DsrO yields the protein MNKSRRSFLKVAGFSAFALTSGMAALSGVAQAQIAPGKYERAANALHAKRWAMVIDTRQFTGPEDYKPLIDACHSFHNVPQIPGNQDIKWFWLDSYAHVFPDDMNAHLNKHSRESMYPLLCNQCTNPPCVRVCPTQATYKMEDGIVAMDYHRCIGCRFCMAGCPYGARSFNFKDPRKFLSNPVPNPEYPTRMIGVVEKCTFCAERLAVGKLPACVEAANGKILFGDLEDPNSTVRQALAANYSIRRKPSLGTQPGVYYLI from the coding sequence ATGAACAAGAGCAGAAGAAGCTTTCTGAAAGTGGCGGGCTTTTCGGCCTTCGCCCTTACCAGCGGCATGGCTGCCCTGTCTGGCGTTGCCCAGGCGCAGATTGCCCCCGGCAAGTATGAGCGCGCGGCCAATGCCCTGCATGCCAAGCGTTGGGCTATGGTTATCGACACACGCCAGTTCACTGGCCCTGAAGACTACAAGCCCCTTATCGACGCGTGCCACAGCTTCCACAACGTGCCGCAGATTCCTGGCAACCAGGATATCAAATGGTTCTGGCTGGACAGCTACGCACATGTTTTCCCTGATGACATGAACGCGCATCTGAACAAGCATTCCCGCGAGTCTATGTACCCGCTGCTGTGCAACCAGTGCACCAATCCGCCCTGCGTACGCGTGTGCCCCACACAGGCCACCTACAAGATGGAAGACGGCATTGTGGCTATGGACTACCACCGCTGCATCGGCTGCCGGTTCTGCATGGCTGGCTGTCCCTACGGCGCGCGCTCGTTCAACTTCAAAGATCCGCGCAAGTTCCTGTCCAACCCTGTGCCCAACCCCGAGTACCCCACGCGCATGATCGGCGTGGTGGAAAAATGCACATTCTGCGCCGAGCGCCTTGCCGTGGGCAAGTTGCCCGCCTGCGTTGAAGCAGCCAATGGCAAGATACTTTTCGGCGACCTGGAAGACCCCAATTCAACGGTGCGCCAGGCTTTGGCCGCCAACTACAGTATTCGCCGCAAGCCCAGCCTGGGCACCCAGCCCGGCGTCTACTACCTTATCTAG
- the rlmN gene encoding 23S rRNA (adenine(2503)-C(2))-methyltransferase RlmN, which yields MINLLNLTLPELEAWTQAELGEPKFRAMQIWQWIWQRMARDFDTMTNISRPCRESMAAKACIVWPEVTAVEESQDGTTKFLLRLEDGAQVETVLIPSDSREGVRRWTQCLSCQVGCAMGCTFCSTGEMGFERNMTMAEILGQILVAREHLGDTRLHWPMLRNIVFMGMGEPLLNFNEVMRSLQSLNSDKGLNFSPRRITVSTCGIEKNLKELGECGLAFLAVSLHAPNQELRERIMPKAARWPLDRLMSTLQSYSLNTRERITFEYLLLGGVNDGLEHARELVPLVNSVKGKLNLIVYNPAEGSPYAAPSHERVLAFEKYLWDRGVTAILRKSKGQDIKAACGQLKAARQKEQLEEIKATAPGHAGQETSA from the coding sequence ATGATCAATCTTCTCAATCTCACCCTTCCCGAACTGGAAGCCTGGACGCAGGCAGAACTGGGCGAACCCAAATTCCGCGCCATGCAGATATGGCAATGGATATGGCAGCGCATGGCCCGCGATTTCGACACAATGACCAACATTTCCCGGCCTTGCCGCGAAAGCATGGCTGCCAAAGCCTGCATCGTCTGGCCGGAAGTGACCGCTGTGGAAGAAAGCCAGGACGGCACCACCAAATTTTTGTTGCGCCTTGAAGACGGCGCGCAGGTAGAGACTGTTCTTATCCCCTCAGACTCCCGCGAGGGCGTGCGCCGCTGGACCCAGTGCCTCTCCTGCCAGGTGGGCTGCGCAATGGGCTGTACCTTCTGCTCCACTGGCGAAATGGGCTTTGAACGCAACATGACTATGGCTGAAATTCTCGGCCAGATTCTGGTAGCCCGCGAGCACCTGGGCGACACGCGCCTGCACTGGCCCATGCTGCGCAACATCGTTTTTATGGGCATGGGCGAACCCCTGCTGAATTTTAACGAAGTCATGCGCTCATTGCAGAGCCTCAACAGTGACAAGGGATTAAATTTTTCACCGCGCCGCATCACGGTTTCCACCTGCGGCATTGAAAAAAATCTGAAAGAACTGGGCGAATGCGGTCTGGCGTTTTTGGCGGTGTCGCTGCACGCGCCCAATCAGGAACTTCGCGAACGCATCATGCCCAAGGCCGCCCGCTGGCCTCTGGACCGCCTGATGTCCACGCTCCAGTCATACTCGCTCAACACGCGCGAACGCATCACGTTTGAGTACCTGCTGCTTGGCGGCGTCAATGACGGTCTGGAACACGCCAGAGAACTCGTCCCCCTTGTCAATTCGGTCAAGGGCAAGCTGAACCTCATTGTGTATAATCCCGCTGAAGGTTCACCCTATGCCGCCCCCAGCCACGAGCGTGTGCTGGCCTTTGAAAAATATCTTTGGGACAGGGGTGTCACTGCCATTCTGCGCAAGAGCAAGGGACAGGACATCAAGGCTGCCTGCGGGCAGCTCAAGGCTGCCAGACAAAAAGAGCAGCTTGAAGAGATCAAGGCTACTGCCCCTGGGCATGCCGGACAGGAAACTTCTGCCTAG
- a CDS encoding AAA domain-containing protein: protein MLFEDYVITVDGCDKTDSVKQWKKTANGYDIVFNSNDKVYSYGGSRVEIVCLKEKIDCASSRVFVNDALQENVLEIHDYGKLKKMFFKNGQRRIITDEKFHIEENCLQIRHVAEKFYYLKELAEEIGLPCDDGASILSKYYRDIDFIGTNSVMGFYLSRRDDLDKMPLPNPIIFPFGLNQSQKKAVSCALSSRISIIEGPPGTGKTQTILNIIANLVLQGKTVAIAASNNSATDNILEKLAKNNFDFFCAPLGSGKNKEKFITNQSESYPDISSWRMPAEELANLKTAIAILTTELDEMLEVQNQIAQVRQESSELEQERKYFVSYLGMKKTQSPPQKPKLKGSHKDILNLWIEYENFAEKSRIQGLWFRIKKVFFYGWDSFSFLNQPAEQVIPTLQSLFYEIYKKELDDKRIYLEKKLSGYRFEDKMQEIKLKSTRLFKGYIAACYRIDMPRTLFKKDELYRSPENFLKEYPVVLSTTHSIRNSLSKKCMFDYIIIDEASQVDILTGALSFANAKNAIIVGDLMQLPNVITPQDMQRSLKIEDKYNIENEYRYTRHSLLSSASSVWQKIPKTLLREHYRCHPQIIGFCNKKFYNNQLVIMTKDRSEQDVLKLYYTLPGNHARKHLNQRQLDVIKGEILPELAAPDDSTGIITPYRAQANALSNQEQTSELESDTVHKYQGREKENIIISTVDDKIGEFADNPNLLNVAVSRAIRRLRVVVSPDADNENTNTGDLIKYIRRHNFEVVQSEISSIFDLLYKQYAQKRLELLKKYKSISEYDSENLANTLIEKVLVEKSFSKLDFTCHYPLSKLLHNVDRLLEKQRKYALHPATHVDFIIFNKMDKMPILAIEIDGTSYHKEGSIQYARDRMKDEILKRYNIPILRLATNGSSEEQRIRSKLSEILKVEGIPN, encoded by the coding sequence GTGTTATTTGAAGACTATGTCATAACAGTTGATGGTTGCGACAAAACTGATTCTGTAAAGCAATGGAAGAAGACAGCTAACGGATATGACATTGTATTTAATTCAAATGATAAGGTGTATTCATACGGCGGAAGCAGAGTTGAAATCGTATGCCTTAAGGAAAAAATAGATTGCGCTAGTTCTCGCGTGTTTGTGAATGATGCACTGCAAGAAAACGTATTAGAGATTCATGATTATGGTAAACTTAAAAAGATGTTTTTCAAAAATGGCCAGCGCCGCATAATCACAGATGAAAAATTTCATATTGAAGAAAATTGCCTACAGATCAGGCATGTTGCAGAAAAATTTTATTATCTTAAAGAATTAGCAGAAGAAATTGGTCTGCCATGTGATGATGGGGCGTCAATACTTTCGAAGTATTACAGGGATATTGATTTCATTGGTACAAACAGTGTCATGGGTTTTTATCTTTCTCGCCGGGACGATCTAGACAAAATGCCACTTCCAAACCCAATAATTTTCCCTTTTGGGTTAAATCAAAGTCAAAAAAAAGCCGTTTCGTGCGCTCTAAGTTCAAGAATAAGCATTATTGAAGGGCCGCCAGGAACCGGTAAAACACAAACTATCCTCAATATTATTGCCAACCTTGTTCTGCAGGGCAAAACAGTTGCTATTGCCGCAAGCAACAACTCTGCGACGGACAACATCCTAGAAAAATTGGCTAAGAATAATTTTGATTTTTTCTGTGCCCCCTTGGGCAGTGGAAAGAATAAAGAAAAGTTCATCACCAATCAGTCTGAAAGTTACCCTGATATTTCTTCTTGGAGAATGCCAGCGGAAGAGTTGGCTAATCTCAAGACCGCAATAGCTATCTTGACAACTGAACTTGATGAGATGCTTGAGGTGCAAAATCAAATTGCCCAAGTTCGCCAGGAAAGTTCTGAGTTAGAGCAAGAACGGAAATATTTTGTTAGCTATCTAGGGATGAAAAAAACTCAATCACCACCGCAAAAGCCCAAACTGAAAGGAAGTCATAAAGACATACTGAATCTTTGGATAGAATATGAGAACTTTGCTGAAAAATCTCGTATCCAAGGCTTATGGTTTCGTATCAAGAAAGTATTCTTTTACGGGTGGGACAGTTTTAGCTTTTTAAATCAGCCAGCAGAGCAGGTGATCCCTACACTTCAGAGTTTGTTTTATGAGATTTATAAAAAAGAGTTGGATGATAAACGGATTTATCTTGAAAAAAAACTAAGTGGGTATCGCTTCGAAGATAAGATGCAGGAGATAAAACTTAAGTCTACCCGTTTATTTAAAGGTTATATTGCTGCGTGTTATAGAATTGATATGCCTCGGACTTTATTTAAGAAGGATGAGTTGTATAGAAGTCCAGAAAATTTTTTAAAAGAGTATCCAGTAGTACTTAGTACAACTCACTCTATTAGAAATAGTCTCTCAAAAAAATGTATGTTTGATTACATAATTATTGATGAAGCATCGCAGGTTGATATTCTTACTGGTGCTTTATCGTTCGCAAATGCTAAAAATGCGATTATCGTTGGCGATCTGATGCAGTTGCCTAATGTTATAACTCCGCAGGATATGCAGCGTTCACTAAAAATAGAAGATAAATATAATATAGAAAATGAATACAGGTATACCCGGCATAGCTTGCTCTCATCTGCGTCTTCTGTATGGCAAAAAATTCCTAAAACATTACTGAGAGAGCATTACCGTTGTCATCCGCAAATAATTGGTTTTTGTAATAAGAAATTTTATAATAATCAGCTAGTTATCATGACGAAAGATCGTTCTGAGCAGGATGTGCTGAAGCTTTACTATACGCTGCCTGGAAATCATGCTCGAAAGCACCTTAATCAAAGACAATTAGATGTAATTAAAGGGGAAATTCTTCCGGAGTTGGCAGCACCAGATGACTCAACTGGAATAATTACACCTTATCGTGCTCAAGCAAACGCTCTGAGCAATCAAGAGCAAACATCTGAACTTGAATCAGATACGGTTCACAAGTATCAAGGCCGCGAAAAAGAAAATATTATTATCAGTACTGTTGATGATAAAATTGGCGAGTTTGCTGATAACCCAAATCTTTTGAACGTTGCAGTGTCAAGAGCAATCAGGCGATTGCGCGTTGTCGTTTCGCCTGATGCAGATAACGAAAACACTAATACCGGAGATTTAATAAAATACATCCGGCGGCATAACTTTGAAGTTGTGCAGAGCGAAATAAGTTCAATCTTTGATCTTTTGTATAAACAATATGCGCAAAAAAGGCTTGAATTGTTAAAAAAGTACAAAAGTATTTCTGAGTATGACTCAGAAAATCTGGCAAACACTCTTATAGAGAAGGTGCTCGTAGAAAAATCTTTCTCCAAATTGGACTTTACCTGCCATTACCCTCTCAGTAAATTATTACACAATGTGGATAGGCTTCTGGAAAAGCAACGCAAATACGCATTGCATCCAGCAACTCATGTCGATTTTATCATTTTTAACAAAATGGATAAAATGCCAATATTAGCAATCGAAATTGATGGAACCTCTTACCATAAAGAAGGGAGTATCCAGTATGCAAGGGATAGAATGAAAGATGAAATATTAAAGCGCTACAACATTCCCATACTTCGTTTAGCCACCAATGGAAGCTCTGAGGAGCAGCGCATTCGTAGTAAACTGAGTGAGATTCTCAAGGTGGAAGGGATACCCAACTAG
- a CDS encoding MerR family transcriptional regulator translates to MKTKKLLKVGEFARLCHTTKETLLHYDRKGLLQPRYISENGYRFYSMEQFFDFDMISLLKETGSSLEEIRENQNNCNTLEYIGFIKKRIEVLYTEHLRILHRMHMLTDLTTIAEQALTVEFDKVYFENRDAEKVRYYPVNPEKMLTREDSVECYSACLMYDLAHGNTVYPPIGMVIPKEHAENNDFSTTFLFSKASKGRDMVIKEIKKGSYACLFHKGNMPSHKAALKQMIEAIVDQKHKIDSDVYVYDQMNCILTNRDAIYIAKYEIKVV, encoded by the coding sequence ATGAAAACAAAAAAACTTTTGAAGGTCGGAGAATTCGCACGTCTGTGCCATACGACAAAAGAAACGCTTCTTCATTATGACAGAAAGGGGCTTTTACAGCCGCGCTATATCTCGGAGAATGGATACCGATTTTACAGTATGGAGCAGTTTTTTGATTTTGATATGATTTCTCTGCTCAAAGAAACGGGAAGCAGTCTTGAGGAAATCAGGGAAAATCAGAATAATTGCAATACGCTTGAATATATTGGTTTTATTAAAAAACGCATTGAAGTGCTTTATACGGAGCATCTCAGGATTCTTCACCGCATGCATATGCTGACGGATCTTACAACAATAGCGGAGCAGGCTCTGACGGTGGAGTTTGATAAGGTTTATTTTGAGAATCGAGATGCTGAAAAGGTAAGGTATTATCCTGTAAATCCAGAAAAAATGCTGACTCGGGAGGATAGCGTCGAGTGCTATTCTGCATGCCTGATGTACGATTTGGCGCATGGAAATACGGTATATCCCCCCATAGGGATGGTCATCCCCAAGGAGCATGCCGAGAATAATGACTTCAGCACAACATTTCTGTTTTCAAAGGCATCAAAAGGGCGCGATATGGTCATAAAAGAAATAAAAAAAGGCAGTTATGCATGTTTGTTTCATAAAGGGAATATGCCAAGCCATAAGGCAGCTCTGAAGCAGATGATAGAAGCCATAGTTGACCAAAAACACAAAATAGACAGTGATGTTTATGTATATGATCAGATGAATTGCATTTTGACGAACAGGGATGCCATCTATATCGCGAAATATGAAATTAAAGTTGTATAG
- a CDS encoding MFS transporter encodes MRWSGFTIARAACAYFFICPGLAYGLLTSRLPALKSQTGADEAQIGLILLSLGLSSVVALSCSGWLIARFGSALILRIGSLVLVLATILCSLAADPVQLGLTCILVGLGMGLVDVSMNTQGIQIERRYASPCMSLMHASYSLGGVLGSLTGAVFASLGLGPFINIAGVLGFYTCLRFWATPRLMEDSVPDSKIQSPTGKHSLPLFVFLCGLLSMIAYAVEGSVAEWGSLLLHTVKGATEQTAALVFAAFSTATVLCRIFGDRLRSYWGDFILALGGSVLALCGMSAVLFFDNPAASLVGYAFMGAGLSPIVPILFSRAGSYPGVSAGKASATVSLLSYSGLLFFPPLLGFVAHQKGLSDALRIVLAACAILASGTFLLRKKAK; translated from the coding sequence ATGAGATGGTCTGGCTTTACCATTGCCCGGGCGGCATGCGCCTATTTTTTCATTTGTCCCGGCCTTGCTTACGGTCTTCTCACTTCACGGCTTCCAGCCCTGAAAAGTCAAACCGGGGCAGATGAAGCTCAAATTGGCCTTATTTTGCTCAGCCTTGGCTTATCGAGTGTTGTGGCCCTGTCGTGCAGCGGTTGGCTTATCGCCCGCTTTGGAAGCGCGCTGATTTTACGGATCGGCTCACTTGTGCTTGTTCTTGCCACAATTCTTTGCAGTCTCGCAGCCGACCCTGTTCAGCTGGGATTAACGTGCATACTGGTCGGCTTGGGCATGGGGCTGGTGGATGTTTCTATGAATACTCAAGGCATACAGATTGAACGGCGTTACGCCTCGCCCTGCATGTCGCTCATGCATGCGTCGTACAGCCTTGGCGGCGTATTGGGGTCACTTACTGGGGCGGTGTTTGCCAGTTTGGGCTTAGGCCCTTTTATTAACATTGCCGGGGTTCTTGGATTTTACACCTGCCTTCGGTTTTGGGCCACACCACGGCTTATGGAAGATTCAGTCCCCGACAGCAAAATCCAATCCCCCACGGGCAAGCACAGCTTGCCGCTGTTTGTCTTTCTGTGCGGGTTATTGTCAATGATAGCGTATGCGGTGGAAGGATCCGTTGCGGAATGGGGCAGCCTGTTGCTGCACACGGTAAAGGGGGCCACAGAGCAAACAGCAGCTCTTGTTTTTGCCGCCTTTTCAACGGCCACGGTCTTATGCCGTATTTTTGGTGACAGACTGCGTAGTTATTGGGGAGATTTTATCCTTGCGCTAGGAGGCTCTGTTCTTGCTCTTTGCGGTATGTCTGCAGTTTTGTTTTTTGATAACCCCGCAGCGAGCCTCGTGGGCTATGCCTTCATGGGCGCGGGTTTGTCGCCCATTGTTCCCATTTTGTTTAGCCGGGCTGGCAGCTACCCCGGTGTGAGCGCGGGAAAAGCCAGCGCCACTGTGTCGTTGTTATCCTATAGCGGCCTGCTGTTTTTCCCACCGTTACTTGGCTTTGTCGCCCATCAGAAAGGGCTTTCTGATGCCCTGCGGATCGTTCTTGCCGCATGCGCCATTCTTGCCTCGGGAACCTTTCTTTTGAGGAAAAAGGCTAAATGA
- the dsrJ gene encoding sulfate reduction electron transfer complex DsrMKJOP subunit DsrJ, with translation MYNAKAVIVGIIVFVALFTAPFWLSMMGKDYKSTGIELPKGEKECIEDVQFMRDQHMRLLNEWRDEALRKENRVYVATSGKKWNISLQNTCMKCHNDYEGFCQKCHKANGVDPYCWTCHIIPQGSK, from the coding sequence ATGTATAACGCCAAAGCAGTTATCGTTGGGATCATAGTATTTGTGGCCCTGTTCACCGCCCCTTTCTGGCTGAGCATGATGGGCAAGGACTACAAGAGCACCGGCATTGAGCTGCCCAAGGGTGAAAAGGAATGCATCGAGGACGTGCAGTTCATGCGCGACCAGCATATGCGCCTGCTCAATGAATGGCGCGATGAGGCCCTGCGCAAGGAAAACCGCGTCTATGTGGCCACCAGCGGCAAAAAGTGGAACATCAGCCTTCAGAATACCTGCATGAAGTGCCACAATGACTACGAGGGATTCTGTCAGAAGTGCCATAAGGCTAACGGCGTTGATCCCTATTGCTGGACTTGCCACATCATTCCCCAGGGGAGCAAGTAA
- a CDS encoding HD domain-containing protein, with translation MQQALKDAITICKTFLRNGYDAHVINAPLQEHLLQKVDHLAVDIACEPDMDTLFKLFPKATAAPEKRALAIMEENGVTYRFYPLEVAAAGHPELSLVKITPTMIDLMSPEERLKLRLTGFNTPEASGDVYDGFEDIKGGAICLTGLPDETLRHNYLLAIRALRFAANFDLPIEPNTWLAIIRASSRVLDYVPATDIMDEWRKVAAENMHQFVRLLFEAHILQGLIPEVASLSCLTQMRNKEGDTENVFEHTLECMKCYPEEDFHYDWLGTMAMLFHDVGKLYTGEYFDGLWTYYQHHRVGAKVTRKILRRLHFTQEDIDLLCNLVRNHMRFHFMMTDRGIRRFKALDDYPRLIAMARADLKARDGIPTSFNHNMKYLDRAETPEQMLEPLLNGNEIMSETKLSPGPQVGVIRDALLKAQIAGEVTDLDSAVHFVREYARKSVG, from the coding sequence ATGCAACAAGCGCTCAAAGACGCCATAACCATTTGCAAAACATTTTTGCGCAACGGCTATGACGCGCATGTCATCAATGCCCCCTTGCAGGAACATCTGCTCCAGAAGGTTGACCATCTGGCCGTAGACATTGCCTGCGAGCCGGACATGGACACGCTGTTCAAGCTTTTTCCCAAAGCCACCGCCGCCCCCGAAAAGCGGGCACTGGCCATTATGGAAGAAAACGGCGTCACATATCGCTTTTATCCTCTTGAAGTGGCCGCAGCCGGGCATCCCGAGCTTTCGCTGGTCAAGATCACTCCAACAATGATTGATCTTATGAGCCCTGAAGAGCGCCTCAAGCTGCGCCTCACGGGTTTCAATACGCCAGAAGCCAGCGGTGACGTGTACGACGGCTTTGAAGACATCAAGGGCGGAGCCATCTGCCTCACCGGCCTGCCGGACGAAACCCTGCGCCACAACTACTTGCTGGCCATCCGCGCACTGCGCTTTGCGGCCAACTTTGACTTGCCCATCGAACCCAATACCTGGCTGGCCATCATTCGCGCTTCAAGCCGCGTGCTGGACTATGTGCCGGCCACGGATATTATGGACGAATGGCGCAAGGTTGCCGCAGAAAACATGCACCAGTTCGTGCGGCTGCTCTTTGAAGCCCACATTCTTCAGGGCCTCATCCCCGAAGTGGCGTCCCTCTCCTGCCTGACGCAGATGCGCAACAAGGAAGGCGACACTGAAAACGTTTTCGAGCACACACTTGAGTGCATGAAGTGCTATCCAGAAGAGGATTTTCACTACGACTGGCTGGGCACTATGGCCATGCTCTTTCACGATGTGGGCAAGCTCTACACCGGGGAATATTTTGACGGCCTGTGGACCTACTACCAGCACCACCGCGTGGGGGCCAAGGTAACGCGCAAGATTCTGCGCCGCCTGCACTTCACACAGGAAGACATCGACCTGCTGTGCAACCTGGTGCGCAACCACATGCGCTTCCACTTCATGATGACAGACAGGGGCATCCGCCGCTTCAAGGCGCTGGACGACTACCCCCGGCTTATTGCTATGGCGCGGGCAGACCTCAAGGCGCGCGACGGCATTCCCACCTCGTTCAACCATAATATGAAATACCTGGACCGTGCGGAAACGCCGGAACAGATGCTGGAACCCCTGCTCAACGGTAATGAGATCATGAGCGAAACCAAGCTGTCGCCTGGTCCCCAGGTGGGCGTGATTCGTGATGCGCTGCTCAAGGCGCAGATTGCCGGAGAGGTTACGGATCTGGATTCAGCTGTACACTTTGTGCGGGAGTATGCGAGGAAGTCGGTTGGCTAA